GTTCGGCGGCACCCTCGCCGGGACCATCACCCTCACCGCCGGGCTGGGCGGGATGGGCGGCGCGCAGCCGCTGGCTGTGACCATGAACGACGGGGTCGCGATCTGTATCGACTGCGACCCGCGCGCGATCGACCGCCGCATCGAGCACCGCTTCCTGGACGTGCGTGCCGACTCCCTGGAACACGCGCTCCAGCTCGCCACCGAGGCCCGCGACGCGCGCCGGCCCCTGTCGATCGGGCTGCTCGGCAACGCGGCGGAGCTGCTGCCCCGGATGCTCGCCGATGGCGCGCCGATCGACATCGTCACCGACCAGACGTCGGCGCACGACCCGCTGGCGTATCTGCCGCTGGGCGTCGACTTCGACGACATGGCGTCGTACGCCGCCGAGAAGCCGGCCGACTTCACGCTCCGCGCCCGCGAGTCCATGGCGCGGCACGTGGAGGCGATGGTCGGCTTCATGGACGCGGGCGCCGAGGTCTTCGACTACGGAAACTCCATCCGGGGCGAGGCCCAACTGGCGGGCTACGACCGGGCGTTCGCCTTCCCCGGCTTCGTACCGGCCTATATCCGCCCGCTGTTCTGCGAGGGCCGGGGCCCGTTCCGCTGGGCGGCGCTGTCCGGCGAGGCGTCGGACATCCACAAGACGGACCGGGCGATCCTGGAGCTGTTCCCCGAGGACGACTCGCTCCAGAACGCCTCGCTGCACCGCTGGATCAAGATGGCCGGCGAACGCGTCCACTTCCAGGGCCTGCCCGCCCGCATCTGCTGGCTCGGCTACGGCGAGCGGGACAAGGCGGGCGAGCGCTTCAACGACATGGTGGCGAGCGGTGAACTCGCCGCGCCGGTCGTCATCGGCCGCGACCACCTGGACGCCGGTTCGGTGGCGTCCCCGTACCGCGAGACCGAGGCGATGCTCGACGGCTCGGACGCCATCGCCGACTGGCCGCTGCTGAACGCCATGGTCAACGTCGCCTCCGGCGCGACCTGGGTCTCGATCCACCACGGCGGCGGCGTCGGCATGGGCCGCTCGATCCACGCGGGCCAGGTGACGGTCGCGGACGGCACGGCGCTGGCGGCCGAGAAGATCCGCCGCGTCCTGACGAACGACCCGGGCATGGGCGTCATCCGCCACGTCGACGCGGGCTACGACACGGCGACGACGGTCGCCACGGAGCGCGGCGTCCGCATCCCGATGCGGGAGAGCGAGTGACCTCCGCCGGCGGTCCGGGCCCTGTGCGTAGGGCGGGCAGCGCTCCGGGCGAGACCGCGAGGCCGGCCGCGCCCGTGAGGGCGGCGCGGCCCGGCCGGGCGGTGGGTGGCGCCCCGGCCCCGGCCCCGGGCGACCGCCCCGGCGGGCAGGCGGTCCCGCCGAACGCTTCGGGCGAAGCCGCCGACGAGGTGGGCGGGGCCGCGCGTCCGCCCGCCCCGGCGGTGGACGGTGCGCGGCCACCGGTCGGCGCTGGGGCGGCTCCCCCCGGCGCTTCGGGCGAGGCACCCGCCGGCCCCGGACGGGCCCCGGCCCAGGCCGGCGGTGGCCCAGGTCCCGGTGTTGTCTCCTTTCAGGAGATGTGGCGGGAGCTCGCTCCCATCGGGCGGGACTCCGGTAGCCGTGGGTATCGGCGGTACGCCTGGACCGGGGCCGATCTGGAGTGCCGGGACTGGTTCCGGGCGCAGGCCGAGGCGCGCGGGCTGGCGTACGAGAGCGACCGGAACGGGAATCAGTGGGCCTGGCTCGGCGACCCCGGCGCCGGGGACGCCGTCGTCATCGGGTCGCATCTGGACTCCGTGCCCGACGGCGGCGCCTTCGACGGGCCGCTCGGCGTAGTGTCCTCCTTCGCCGCGCTCGACGAACTGCGCCGCAGAGGAGTCGAGTTCACCAGACCCGTCGCTATCACCAACTTCGGTGACGAGGAGGGCGCCCGGTTCGGGCTCGCCTGTGTCGGCTCCCGGCTCACCGCCGGGCAGCTCGGTGTCGCGCAGGCGCACGCCCTGCGCGACGGGGACGGCGTCCCGCTGCCGCGCGCCATGGAGGCGGCCGGATACGACCCGGACGCCATCGGGCCCGACCCCGAACGCCTCGCCCGCATCGGCGCGTTCGTCGAACTGCACGTCGAGCAGGGGCGCGCGCTCGACCTGACCGGTGACCCCGTCGGTATCGCCTCCTCCATCTGGCCCCACGGCCGCTGGCGCTTCGACTTCCACGGCGAGGCCAACCACGCCGGCACCACCCGCCTCGCGGACCGCCGCGACCCGATGCTCACCTACGCCGAGACCGTCCTCGCCGCCCGCCGCGAGGCGGCACTCGCCGGTGCACTCGCCACCTTCGGCAAGATCGCCGTCGAACCCAACGGCGTGAACGCCATCCCCTCCCTCGTACGCGGCTGGCTCGACTCCCGCGCCGCCGACCAGGCCACCCTGGACACCCTCGTCACCGCGATCGAGGCGGCGGCCCACGAGCACGCCGAGCGCGCGGGCATC
The nucleotide sequence above comes from Streptomyces sp. NBC_01716. Encoded proteins:
- the hutU gene encoding urocanate hydratase, whose amino-acid sequence is MSGPRPVRAPRGTELSALGWQQEAALRMLQNNLDPEVAEHPDQLVVYGGTGRAARDWRSFDAMTRTLRTLKQDETMLVQSGRPVGVMQTHEWAPRVLIANSNLVGDWANWEEFRRLEQLGLTMYGQMTAGSWIYIGTQGILQGTYETFAAVAAKRFGGTLAGTITLTAGLGGMGGAQPLAVTMNDGVAICIDCDPRAIDRRIEHRFLDVRADSLEHALQLATEARDARRPLSIGLLGNAAELLPRMLADGAPIDIVTDQTSAHDPLAYLPLGVDFDDMASYAAEKPADFTLRARESMARHVEAMVGFMDAGAEVFDYGNSIRGEAQLAGYDRAFAFPGFVPAYIRPLFCEGRGPFRWAALSGEASDIHKTDRAILELFPEDDSLQNASLHRWIKMAGERVHFQGLPARICWLGYGERDKAGERFNDMVASGELAAPVVIGRDHLDAGSVASPYRETEAMLDGSDAIADWPLLNAMVNVASGATWVSIHHGGGVGMGRSIHAGQVTVADGTALAAEKIRRVLTNDPGMGVIRHVDAGYDTATTVATERGVRIPMRESE
- a CDS encoding allantoate amidohydrolase; the encoded protein is MWRELAPIGRDSGSRGYRRYAWTGADLECRDWFRAQAEARGLAYESDRNGNQWAWLGDPGAGDAVVIGSHLDSVPDGGAFDGPLGVVSSFAALDELRRRGVEFTRPVAITNFGDEEGARFGLACVGSRLTAGQLGVAQAHALRDGDGVPLPRAMEAAGYDPDAIGPDPERLARIGAFVELHVEQGRALDLTGDPVGIASSIWPHGRWRFDFHGEANHAGTTRLADRRDPMLTYAETVLAARREAALAGALATFGKIAVEPNGVNAIPSLVRGWLDSRAADQATLDTLVTAIEAAAHEHAERAGIDLRVVRESFTPVVEFAHGLRDEVGRILGGKLPVLGTGAGHDAGILSGSIPTAMLFVRNPTGVSHSPAEFAAEDDCVAGVLALADVLEGLACT